A single region of the Brassica rapa cultivar Chiifu-401-42 chromosome A03, CAAS_Brap_v3.01, whole genome shotgun sequence genome encodes:
- the LOC117132596 gene encoding uncharacterized protein LOC117132596, giving the protein MVTCGVFILAQNLSLTVSFVYGFNQVEERQQLWDELASINTTTPASRFPWAVLGDFNQILRSDQNSQHLNGEVDTAGMDDFNLALQEAELFEAQSNGLTYSWWNNQEANPVSKKIDHALFNHHWAHSFPDSFCEFLEPEQSDHAPCLVKMPSQTRRAPKPFKFFHHTIDHPDFLDTEIKH; this is encoded by the exons ATGGTTACCTGCGGAGTGTTTATTTTGGCGCAAAACCTCTCCCTCACGGTCAGCTTCGTTTATGGATTTAATCAAGTGGAAGAAAGGCAGCAACTGTGGGATGAGTTGGCATCTATCAATACAACTACACCAGCATCGAGATTTCCGTGGGCTGTATTAGGTGATTTCAATCAGATACTGAGATCAGACCAAAACTCTCAACACCTAAATGGCGAAGTTGATACAGCTGGAATGGATGATTTTAACTTGGCTTTGCAGGAAGCTGAGTTGTTTGAGGCACAATCGAACGGCCTTACTTACTCTTGGTGGAATAATCAAGAGGCAAACCCAGTTTCTAAGAAGATTGATCACGCTTTGTTTAACCATCACTGGGCTCACTCCTTTCCAGACTCTTTCTGCGAATTCCTTGAGCCGGAACAATCAGATCACGCCCCGTGTTTGGTGAAAATGCCGTCTCAGACCAGACGTGCTCCTAAACCATTCAAGTTCTTCCACCATACCATAGACCATCCGGACTTCCTTGATACG GAGATTAAACACTAG